The Corylus avellana chromosome ca11, CavTom2PMs-1.0 genome contains the following window.
AAACAAGTACTCACCAAACTGAAACATTTCAGATCCTCAAGCATACATGACCGTGTTGAACATAAACTAACAGGTTACCTTTTTTATCCTTAATGTCAAAAAATCCATCCTCTTTGATTCTTTGCATAAAGTCTTTCCCGAAGCGTTCTTCAATGCCTTTTGTCAGATCATAACGGCCAGAAACATTGACAACTGTGTCGATATCATGATATTTTGAAGCATACAGTAGTACCACATTGCCTCCTGCAATTACATTTGTTCAGCACTTACATGAGAGGAAATTACACCTAAAAGAAGACATTATTTAATGAAGGCAACAGACCTTTAGAAGAAATATAGGGGTAAACATACTAACACAAAAATGAAACGTGGGCAAGCTTTGGGGCAAAGGCTAGGCAATGCATTTACGTAGAGATTTCTTGTTCAAGGGTTGTGGATGCCATTTCATACAGAATTTGAatataaagaaactaaattccAAAATCTCATTTTTCTGTGTGAATCTCCGAATTTGAATTCTACACCAAAACTTTGATGTGTGCATTTGGGAAGATGAAGTAGCTAGACATTATTCACATTTCCTACTATGGAGATATTCCACAAGAACAAACTAAAGCACAATTATCACTGTGTGTATGAACAGCAGCAGCAAGCTGCAACAAACACCACATCCACCACACTCATTTCCTCCATAACAGCCAGACTGCTACTTCCATTATCACTAGTAATATAACTGTTCTGGAAAGAGGGAAGCGTTTAGAGGAAACATTTGTCCGGGGTGCAGGTTCCATCCAAGCAACAATCTCAAAAATgatgagagagatagagagagagagctcttGCTTTGAAACCAAGAGACTCACAAATGCAACTAAGGCACAAGAAACATAAAGACAGAAGAAGATGGTGGTGTGGTGATGACAGTGATAATGATGACAAGTGGGGACAAACCATCTATAAACTTGTTCTTTCTTATCAGTAAAACTGCATATGTTGACTATGTTTGATAATCCAACATACCTTTACTATGCCCAAGGATTGAACTTATTATACGGTTTGCACCAGAGAAGTGTTTGACTACAGCATGTAAGTCATCAGCCTCTCTACAGTAGTTACCATACTCAAATGAACCTTCACTTTCACTGAAAAAGCATGATACAACACTAAATCAGCATGAAGGGCAGTGTGTAGGGTGAGAACTCCCATGACTGACATTCAAAACTAGACCATATACCACATGTTTAAGTCACAGAAGAAAACATGATAGAGATGGAggacaaaaatataaatgcagTCATTCTTTCCACAATTGCAATCTCATCTATTTCTTTCTTAGCTTTTCTTTTCCCAGAAATCAACTGCAATCTTACTGTGTAGTGCATGGGCCTTAAAATTTCTTGCCAATAGAGTATGCCCTTATAACTCCGAAAAGGTTTCTCTCCATTAAGAACCATCACAAGAATTTGACTAAAAATCGTCACTAAACAGAGAAGCTACaataacaaattcaaaatagaTAAATCAGCTAAATGCTAAAATACAACCCTACAAAATGTTTCACATTCGTACTCAACCAAGAGAAAATGGCTTCTCATTTGGTCAGGATTTTTCCTGTACTCGTATCAAAGAGCACAGATAACCACGGCACTAGAACTGTAGGATTAAAATAATTCTACCCCAACCAAAATCTTATAGTCtaacttttaaaacaaataattgcaTTAAGACTAACGAATTCCAAGTTTAGGGATTTTTTATGATTCATTTCAGCAACCCATGGACTGACTAGATAAAATTATGGCAGATGGCAAGGATGCAATTGCACATGATCTTAGATTATCTAGAGAAATTTATTTACTGCTAGATACTTTTGTGATCGATGATACCAGCTAAGAATATCATTAACTGGAGTCTCAGAATTTACATTTAGgtatttttatatcacaataTTAAAGCATTCACCATTATAAGTTATATGCCTTCTATTACTAAAGTAGTAGCTATGGTGTGTTGCCGACACTACGTAAAAATGTGTAAACACTATCTCCAAACAACAACaagataaaagtaataaaacatCAGTAAAAttcatcccaaaaaaataatacaagatcAGAAATCTTtataaaatctataaaatcttACATTTACATTCTGTAACTCTACCAGCTTACCCATTTCCAGCAAAGTCAAAACGGAAGGCACTGATTCTTTCATTTTCCAATGCAACAGCAAGGTTCACCATAATATTATCTCCCTGGACGTGGAAAAACAGAAATCTAAAACtttccccccacccccccccaaaaaaagacaatttatgaTGAATGCATATACATACATAAAATTTACATAGTAAATCCAACAATCCAAATATtgtggggggaaaaaaaaagtattagaaaaaaaaaaaaaagaaaaaaaagaaacaggaaatacaaagaaacaaaaaagatccCTTATGCATATTAGAAACACCAACCTTCGAGGACCGATAACCGTGGCATATGATTACAATCTCCGGAGATTCAGTTTCATGCAATATGCCCACAAGTTTTTCACCATATTTGTTTGGTATTATGACTTTACGCTGAACCACTGAAACAGTGAAATACATAAATCAGTAATAAATTTTTGGGctgaaaaatacttttagtcCTTGAATTTGACCCAGTTTCAACTTTCCTCCtcgaaatttaaaaatttcaatttagtccATGGATAATTCAGAAGGCATCCTTCCGTCCATCAATTGAGCATGCCATATCAAGTTATAACCATGGCAAAATCAACCTTCCTTTAGCCACTAATTAACGGCTAATAGACGTTGTTCAGGAACAAAATTGGAACTTTTCAAATTCCAGTCACAAAAATCAAATCCCGCTGATTCTCCACAAACCCACANNNNNNNNNNNNNNNNNNNNNNNNNNNNNNNNNNNNNNNNNNNNNNNNNNNNNNNNNNNNNNNNNNNNNNNNNNNNNNNNNNNNNNNNNNNNNNNNNNNNTGTGGATGCCATTTCATACAGAATttgaatataaagaaaataaattccaaatatCTCATTTTTCTGTGTGAATCTCCGAATTTGAATTCTACACCAAAACTTTGATGTGTGCATTTGGGAAGATGAAGTAGCTAGACATTATTCACATTTCCTACTATGGAGATATTCCACAAGAACAAACTAAAGCACAATTATCGCTGTGTGTATGAACAGCAGCAGCACGCTGCAACAAACACCACATCCACACTCATTTCCTCCATAACAGCCAGACTGCTGCTTCCATTATCACTAGTAATATAACTGTTCTAGAAAGAGGGAAGCGTTTAGAGGAAACATTTGTCCGGGGTGTAGGTTCCATCCAAGCAACAATCTCAAAAATGATGAgagatatagagagagagagagctcttGCTTTGAAACCAAGAGACTCGCAAATGCAACTAAGgcacaaaaaacataaagatagaAGAAGATGGTGTGGTGATGACAGTGATAATGATGACAAGTGGGGACAAACCATCTATAAACTTGTTCTTTCTTATCAGTAAACCTGCATATGTTGACTATGTCTGATAATCCAACATACCTTTACTATGCCCAAGGATTGCACTTATTATACGGTTTGCACCAGAGAAGTGTTTGACTACAGCATGTAAGTCATCAGCCTCTTTACAGTAGTTACCAAACTCAAATGAACCTTCACTTTCACTGAAAAAGCATGATACAACACTAAATCAGCATGAAGGGCAGTGTGTAGGGTGAGAACTCCCATGACTGACATTCAAAACTAGACCATATACCACATGTTTAAGTCACAGAAGAAAACATGATAGAGATggagaacaaaaatataaatgcagTCATTCTTTCCACAATTGCAAtctcatctctttctttcttagctTTTCTTTTCCTAGAAATCAACTGCAATCTTACTGTGTAGTGCATGGGCCTTAAAATTTCTTGCCAATAGAGTATGCCCTTATAAGTCCGAAAAGGTTTCTCTCCCATTAAGAACCATGGCAAGAATTTGACTAAAAATCGTCACTAAACAAAGAAGCTACaataacaaattcaaaatagaTAAATCAGTGAAATGCTAAAATACAACCCTACAAAAAGTTTCACATTCGTACTCAACCAAGAGAAAATGGCTTCTCATTTGGTCAGGATTTTTCCTGTACTCGTATCAAAGAGCACAGATAACCACGGCACTAGAACTGTAGGATTAAAATAATTCTACCCCAACCAAAATCTTATAGTCtaacttttaaaacaaatcaTTGCATTAAGACTAACGAATTCCAAGTTTAGGGATTTTTTATGATTCCATTCAGCAACCCATAGACTGACTAGATAAAATTATGGCAGATGGCAAGGATGCAATTGCACATGATCTTAGATTATCTAGAGAAATTTATTTACTGCTAGATACTTTTGTGATTGATGAGACCAGCTAAGAATATCATTAACTGGAGTCTCAGAATTTGCATTTAGgtatttttatatcacaataTTAAAGCATTCACCATTATAAGTTATACGCCTTCTATTACTAAAGTAGTAGCTATGGTGTGTAGCCGACACTACGTAAAAATATGTACACACTATCTCCAAACAACAAGaagataaaagtaataaaacatCAGtaaaattcatccaaaaaaaaataatacaagatcAGAAATCTTtataaaatctataaaatcttACATTTACATTCTGTAAGTCTACCAGCTTACCCATTTCCAGCAAAGTCAAAACGGAAGGCACTGATTCTTTCATTTTCCAATGCAACAGCAAGGTTCACCATAATATTATCTCCCTGGACGTGGAAAAACAGAAATCTAAAACtttccccccacccccccccaaaaaaagacaatttatgaTGAATGCATATACATACATAAAATTTACATAGTAAATCCAACAATCCAAATATtgtggggggaaaaaaaaagtattagaaaaaaaaaaaaaagaaaaaaaagaaacaggaaatacaaagaaacaaaaaagatccCTTATGCATATTAGAAACACCAACCTTCGAGGACCGATAACCGTGGCATATGATTACAATCTCCGGAGATTCAGTTTCATGCAATATGCCCACAAGTTTTTCACCATATTTGTTTGGTATTATGACTTTACGCTGAACCACTGAAACAGTGAAATACATAAATCAGTAATAAATTTTTGGGctgaaaaatacttttagtcCTTGAATTTGACCCAGTTTCAACTTTCCTCCtcgaaatttaaaaatttcaatttagtccATGGATAATTCAGAAGGCATCCTTCCGTCCATCAATTGAGCATGCCATATCAAGTTATAACCATGGCAAAATCAACCTTCCTTTAGCCACTAATTAACGGCTAATAGACGTTGTTCAGGAACAAAATTGGAACTTTTCAAATTCCAGTCACAAAAATCAAATCCCGCTGATTCTCCACAAACCCACATCAGATTCATTTCATAGAACCTTGTACGAGGCACAAATACATCACAAATTGTTAATCATTAATCTCTGGGTGACTGGGTGTATCATTAATTTCGTTTCTTACTCATTTGCATTGAGCTGCATCTTCACCATCGTAAAATTTCTTGCATCAAAACCATTGGTTACAGCTATAGCTATCGCATATAGTACACCCTTTATCATCTAAAGCCATACCTTTGCCATCATTCGTTAATGGGTCATGCTCAATTTCACGGTTTGTTTCTCATACACAGAATTGATCAGAGCCAAAACAAGAAAGTAATCccattcacacacacacacacacacacacacacacagggGCATAAATGCGTAGATACATACATAGATAGATGTGTATTACTGAGATGATGAATTTTGTTACCTGGGTTTTGTGCAGCCTGTGCCATCCTTAAGGTTCTCCTGGAACTTTGCTTGCCTGATGAGACGATGCACTCCTggtgaaaaaaaattcttggtgAAGGGGGTTTTCTGAAAATTAGCGAATTTGGGAGCACTAGATGGAAATTACACACAAGGGTTTCCATTTTTGAAGCGATAGAAGATAACTTACAGCCTTTGCTGCTCAGTGCTCACTACTCACTAGTCTCTGCTTCCACGAGTCTTAGCTCAGACTACAGCATCTCAGCTGTGCTCAGTGAGAGATAAATAAACACTTATaggattttaattatttaattataacaataattaagattttttaaatatatgatattatgtcttaaaattataaaatacattgtttaaaatagaataatatACCACATTTTCATCTCAATATTCCACTACAATGTGATAATCACAAAAatccttagattttttttaaatatatattcaaaagtTAATTAAAACTGTTACGTTAGAATCGTgatataattgtaaaataaaatcctaGTTTCTAGTACTactctttgaaaaaaaataataataataataatattatatatttgtacgtacttttttgaactttattattttattttgtgttaatttctCATAGAAGTATAAGTAAGTTCAAAATTAAAGAACTATATTGATAGCATTATATCTTGGAAAAACTAAGAATTcatctaaaataattttaaggaaTTGGAtaaattgaatataaaaataaaataaattttaaattatatatttgtcTTAAAGCTAGTTGGAATGAGATGTTAGTCTAGTATGAAAGTTATGTttgtaaaaattatatcaactacaagtctacaactaaataattaattagaatgACAAGACATGACCAACCATTCTTGCTAGAGAGGTGCATTGGAAGATTACTTGTTGCCTGTTTGGTTGCTTTTTAGAACCGTGAGAAATAAGATTAGCACCAAGACAAATGCAGAAGTTAAAAAGGTTGAATTAGAGTAAAgttgaaaaatacatttttatcttgCAATTATTGTTCAATAATGCTAATGTAATTTagtagttattaaaaaaataaaaaattcaaaattgattAAAACTACCATTTCaacattgtgaaataaaaatataatttcttttagcattactcatgaatTAATAGTTAAATTGTTTCCAATGTTGTGGCATGAACATCATCTTGCAAAACCATCAACTCCTCTATTGCTGCTGTAAGTGATAGGAATAAGAAGACCATAAAGTCattaccattttttaaaaaattaaaattgcaattGCTATTAGAGTACTATATAATTTTACTACAAGTTATTTACAAACGGACATAACAGTCCAAGTCAACCGTTaacacaattaaatttacatgtcaaaattttgtttcttaatttcttaCTCATGTTTCCCAAGAGTTGGTTAGTAGAGACTATCAGATTATCTATATATCTCTGTAGGATAGttagaagacaaaaatatagtatatagcattattcttatgataaaataattttgtttttcatgtaCTTTtggcaacaacaaaaaaacaccgTACATAAACACTATGTTGGAGGATGTATGATATGTCCTTAATTATGTACTATGTTGGAGGATGTATGATATGTCCTTAACTCTTGAATACCACTTACCCAAGAAACCGATATAGATATACTCAACTCTCAAGTGCAGTTATTTAATGCCGACAGGAATTTTATTGTGATTTATGCTAAAGtctaagagtctgtttggaaCTGCGTTTGAGTAATAGactttttaagtcaaaaattgttttttaacaaaagctttatttttaaacttttgccaaaagtgcgttttgaccatttttaaaataaaaaagtcaaaaaaaaaaaaaaacttttgaaattttttaccaaacatgccaacTTTTGTTTGGCAGGACTTTTTAAGTACCAAAagtaacgcaatctcaaacaagccctaagaGCTTGATTGTTACATGAAGgtagaaaggaaataaaaatataggaGAAAAAGATAAGATTGCTAATCTGCCCATCAAATTCCACCACATCATGCTTGCTTAAAGTGCTTTGCTTTGACAAATTACTGAGGATGCAGTGATTCTTAAAAGAAGAGACACGGCAACAAGATTATCTACATTATTGAATGCCCATGTACTAAAGGGCAATTTCAGGGGGGAAAAAATCTCTCTAAATATGAGTTAAAAAGTCACAGAAGCTTTAGATATGATTTGATGCTACAACCATATGATAGGGGTGACCACAATAAAATGTGCAGCCAGGAGTGGGACAATGAGCACCGGCTAATCTGGACAAATGCCAGAATCCTCTTTCACATGAAGGGGTAAAAAAGGTTAGTATTATGAAGTTCTTAACAATCCAGGCAACAGATGATGACCCAAGAAAACAATTGCCTGCTGAAAATACAACTAACCAATAACTTAACACAATCCTCAAGATGACTGTGCAAATGAATAAGCACAAGGCAGAGCTCAATCACACCATCTTCCTACACAAGCAGGTTGCCGTaacaataaattcaaatttagtAGAGGTGTCAAAAAACTCAATCTCTCTAAAAAAATTCTACCCTTTTTATATCGTTTTAGATATAATGGAGGGAACAGAAATATTTAGCTAGTTGTAACCTTGTTTTGCTGCGGGGTTGCCTTCATAAAATCCAAAACAACTGTGGCTAAATATCTGTGGTAGTGATTGTATGTATGATTACATCCTCCTATAATATGTAAGTGATGGTTTGGTATGATCTTGTCAAACTCTATTGCATCTTTAGCGGGGATGAACCCATCATGTAATCCATGGACAGTCAAGACCCTGTGTAAACAGGTATTAGTGACCATATAGTACAAATTTGTATGTATTGATcaaccaagaaaagaaagaacagaTGAAAGCAAAATGTCAGACAAGTTTTTTCCTCACCTGCATTCTTTGTCAATCTGAAGACATGCTTCATGCATATTTGTACGTAAGCGATCCATTAAACTTTCCTCAGTAACGTGGTAATCAACACTTCCTACAtagtataaaaatataaatcacaTTATATTTATAAGTGACTTACATTGTGATCATTGTTCTTTTCCAAGGAAGGAAAAAGCAGTTTAAGATGTAGTGCCAAATCTCTGAAGAAGTGAACAAAGATACTTGGACATAGGCCAAAAAACTGAGGCAGAAAAGCATGTGAAAACAAGTACTCAAGAAATTGAAAGATTTCAGGTCATCAAGTAAACATGGCCACGTTGGATGTAAACTAACAGATTACCTATTTCGTTCTTAACATCAATGAATCCATCCTCCTTGATTCTTTGCATAAAGTCTTTCCCCAGGTGATCTTCAATGCCTTCTGCCAGATCATAACGACCAGAAACATTGACAACCATGTAGATATCATGGTATTTAGAAGCATACAGTAGTACCACACAGCCTCCTGCAATTATATTTTCGGAATTTACAAGAGTGGAAATTACACCTAAAATAAGACATTGCTTAATGAAGGCAATAGACCTTCAAAAAGAACCAGGAAAAAATACTTACACCGAAATGAAAGATAAGCAGATTTTAGGGCAAAGACTAGCCAACATATTTACATAAGGAGTAACAATTTGTGTTCATTTAAGGATTTTGTAGATGCAAATTCATATAGAATTTGAATCTAAAGATCACAaattccaaatctctcattttttttttttatctttaaataaaCTTTCATATGATGACTAAATCTCATAGGTTGACTACGTCGAATAATCCAACATACCTTTTCTATGCCCGAGAATTGCCTTTATTATGCGGTTTGCCCCAGAGAAGTGTTGGATTACAGAATGCAAGTCATCAACCTCTCTCCAATAGTTACCATATTGAAACGAACCTTCACTTTCCCTGAGTAAAgcaaaatagaacaataaattAAAGTGAAAAGGAAATGTGGGGGGTAAGAACTACcaaaaatttcattcaaaagtgGACCATATACCACAAGTTTAAGCCACATAAGAAGAACATGATAGAGACGGAGGAACAAACCCATGTCAAAAATATAAATGCCGTCGTTCTTTCTAAAATTGcaatcttgtttattttttcttagaattttTCACCAGAAAATCAATTGCATTCTTGTTGTGTGCAGTACATAGGCCTCAAAATTTCAGGCCAATGGAGTATGAtctcataaataataaatccaaATAATTCTTTCATTAAGAAAGATGACAAGAATTTCACTTAGACTAGTCACTAAACCAGAGTACTACAATAACAAATTCGAAATCGATAAAAGCAAGTTATATGCTAGCGTACAAACAACCCTACAAAATGTTTCACATACATACTCAACGATGACCAAATGGCTTCTGATTTGGTTAGGATTTTTCTAGTATTCATGTAGAAGAGCATTGATAACCATGGCACAAGAAGTgtaggataaaaaataattcttacTTAGACCTCAAATCATTAAATTAAGACTGATGGATTCCAAGTTTAGGCATTTTTATGAGGCTGTTCTGCAACCCCTGTGGTGTGGACTAggttttaatttgataaaaaaaatggctGAAGGCAAGGGTACAATTCCATATGATTCTTGAATTATCTTGAGAGTTACTGCTAGATACTCTTGTAATTGATGAAACCAGCTAAGAATCTCACTAACTGGAAGCTCAGAATTTGCAGTCAGCTACCTGTTATATCACAGTATTAAATAATCCACCATTGCAAGTTATAATGCCTTCTATTACTATAGTAACTATTTTGTGCTGCATAAACCACATAAAAGTATGTAAAGTCCAGGTGTTTACATCCTGTAATTCTACCAGCTTACCCATTTCCAGCGAAGTCGAAACGGAAGGCACTGATTCCTTCCTTTTCCAATGCAACAGCGAGGTTCACCAATATATTATTTTCCTGGAGGTGCAAAAACATAAGCTCTAAAACTTTTCCCCCACAATGAAGCCAAGTTATGATCAATGCCTATGTATTTATGAAATTTACACACATTTACATAGCTACATCCAACTATCAAAAatcttgtggaaaaaaaaaaaacaggaataATAAACCACATagcataattattttttgggaacaTATTATGGGAGAAGTTAATCAAActggaaagaggaaaaaattaatgaaaatggaATGAAAAAAGGAACCACTTTGCACATTACAAACACCAACCTTTGTGGACCGAAATCCGTGG
Protein-coding sequences here:
- the LOC132164912 gene encoding uncharacterized protein LOC132164912 (The sequence of the model RefSeq protein was modified relative to this genomic sequence to represent the inferred CDS: added 147 bases not found in genome assembly) — translated: METLVYNSRAVLPNSLIFRKHPSPRNLFHQVCIISSGNQSSRRTLTMAQAANNPVVQRKVIIPNKYGEKLVGILHETESPEIVIICHGYRSSKGDNIMVNLAVALENERISAFRFDFAGNGESEGSFEYGNYCREADDLHAVVKHFSGANRIISSILGHSKGGNVVLLYASKYHDIDTVVNVSGRYDLTKGIEERFGKDFMQRIKEDGFFDIKDKKGGVNYRVTEESLMDRLCTNMHEACLQIPKECR
- the LOC132165219 gene encoding uncharacterized protein LOC132165219; its protein translation is MISSGDDLSGRTLRMALQPAQNPVVQQKVLIPNKYGEKLVGVLHETESSEVVILCHGFRSTKENNILVNLAVALEKEGISAFRFDFAGNGESEGSFQYGNYWREVDDLHSVIQHFSGANRIIKAILGHRKGGCVVLLYASKYHDIYMVVNVSGRYDLAEGIEDHLGKDFMQRIKEDGFIDVKNEIGSVDYHVTEESLMDRLRTNMHEACLQIDKECRVLTVHGLHDGFIPAKDAIEFDKIIPNHHLHIIGGCNHTYNHYHRYLATVVLDFMKATPQQNKVTTS